TTCTGGTAACGCTTTGTGTGATGAGGAGAGCGCCTTAGAGGACTTGCTCTGTGTATTGTTCCGTCGTTAGAACAACTGGTGTTGTTCTTGCAGAATGGTGTGTATGATAAAAGTCAGTGCGCTTCTTTATTTTCCAGCTCATAGATTTTGCATGTGACAACGGTTATATCTGCGTCGAGAAGGTTGGAGAGGATATCCCAAAGGTAACACCTGCTGTTTAAAGCTGGAATGATTTGGAAGGATAAGTcagtttcaatttcaatttgtctatttcacacacacaaaaaaagaaacggaaatggGACTCAGAGTAAAAAGCCGAATGGGTTGACGAAGGAAGTGAAACGTACCATGGCTCATGAGGTATCAAAATAGCATGGTGCTTCGGAAAAAAAgttgagaagaaaagaaaattctTATAAAGTATCTGTGTGTGGAGACAATGTGCGGTCAGCTTTATCACGAAAGGGCTCGAAAAAAAATGTTTAGGAGGAGCAGAAATGAGAAGTATACGCCCTGGGACACTACTATAAAAAGCAAGAGAGGGGCATGCAGAGCGTAGTCACAGAATTAGGGCTAGTCCTGTGTCTGCGTTTTCTCGGTTTTCGTCCATGCAGTACTACTTCGTAGCTCAacattgtttatttttatttttgttgaaCCATATTGGTGACAGTTGATTTTATCTCGCAGTACGGAGAGTGCTTGATCGATCTTTTCTTAACAAACTCGGTGAGTATCAGGTCCCCACCTCTTAACTGTATTTCTGTAGTGTCATCTTCAGTTTGTTGCACCTTGGCATGCAGTGACCACATTTAAAGGGAAAGCAAGGGACGGGAAATAATGTACCCCGTGGCAATGCATTGCACCAGGTGCTGCATAAGTGTTTCTTACATATACCAGGGGggttcaagtcaaactgggactcGTCGTTTTTCGcgaaaataaaatgaacttacaggagtgaaattagttttatttttcgatgtaatctccagctgtactaatacacttgtcccagcgtttcacgagggctagGATATCTGTTGTGAATCGATAGAAGGTCCCTCGAGGTGGGACTTACGGAACTGCGCTACTCGTGGGTCGACTCTCGAGCACCGATGTATTTCGTATATGCAGAAGCGAGGATGATAAAGTCCAAGCACACTCCTTTAATTCAACATGTCGTCTATCCAACTATAAGCCTAACATTCTCGAATGTCACTCAAAACACATGTTAGTTCGTCACAAAACGTCATcgtcttttcttctcttcctctttctcGCGGTTACTTCAAAaactacgaaaagaaaaatttcCGCAACATCCTGCCCCCGAGATGAGTAAATTAAACGAGTCATTTCTCCGCATATTCTAAGGGGAACAGTAACTGCACTGGTCGGCGGGTTACGTGTCCGGAGGGTAGCCTTATAGTACAGGAACGAACTCGCCCGTCCCTGCTTTTATGCAACTCGGCTACTCTGACCAACTTCCACAGATGACGAGGGACCTTGTCTTCATGCAAGAGTGCGATATGCTCGTCGTGTATGCAGTCCCGCTTGCGTTTTCCTTCATGCGAGAAAGTATGCGCGGATCTAGATTCCAATAAGTATTTCCGTTTCCATTTCCCGTTATCCAACAGGGTACAATATTGGAGTCTGTCCAGTATGTGGCCACATCCGTTATCGTTGGCAAGGAGTCGCACACTATAGCTTGGCGATACGCACTCCTATCACAGCGCCTACCAGTTCCTATCAGTTCCAGCTGTGGAGGCGTAAGTTTCTTGAGGGGCGCTACACGTCATTTCGCAAACACTAGTCCCACTTTAATGTTACCCTTCGCGTGAACCACTCTCACGAAAGCACAGGCTCCATAGGCTTGCGGATTCGCATCGATAAAAATGTGAAGTTCCGTGGAACAGTCGCTTTCTTCACCAGGTAGGAAGCACCGCTCCAGGGAAATACTGTGAAGCTTCTGTAGATCAGCACACAAGGAGTCGCACGCAACGAAGCGTCCCAGTCGAGGCGTCTTTCCCATAGTCGTTGAAATAAAATCTTTACTATTATCGTGTACGGAGAAAGAAAGCTAAGCGGGTCGAAGATTTTTGCAGATGTTTGCAAGACACCGCGCGTAGTCGACGTAGCCCCAATGATGGTATCTAGGAGGTGTTCTCCGGAGAACTTGAGGAGGTCAGTCGActtaaggcccgttccgacatgcaacgcttgtcccagcgctgtacttggtgatGTGACGTGATCGTACCGTCACGTGAACGCCgcgccgcgttctcattggttcagggagcctatcgctgggacacagcgatgggaaagttcaccGAAGATCAACATCGCCAAccgctgttttccatcgagtcgCAGCCGGGAAAGGAGCGAAAAACAGCGCTGGTTTCCAGTGCTTTGGAGCAAAGCGCCGTATGTCGGAATGGGCCTTTATTTCATACGATGCCGAGAACCCTGCTGTCTTCCGTTACACAACCACCTCTCAGCGGTATGGTCTCCTTTGCTAAACTGCTCAAAGGTCGTCTGAAGTTCAGAGGAGTTTGACGCGAATTTAGTCAGTTTCATACCTACCTTTTGCAGTATGCGTCATGCACTGCTGACTATCCGCTGTGCTTCTTCAACCTTGTTTGCACCCGTAAGTAAGTCGTCCACATAGAAGGAGTTTATCAGCGCTTGGGCGATATCTTCTTCGGATCCTGTAGTGCACCTCAGGTGATGTTGAAGGGTGGCGCTGAGCAGCAAGGGCTCGCGGTTGTACCAAACGGCACCCTATTCATCCTCCGGACTTCAAGCAGTGGAAGCGTGGATCCTTGTAGGGGTGCGGTGGTAAACCACAGAAAGCGTAAGGCATCTCTGTCGGCTGGATTGATGCCAAGTTGCAGAAAGGCTTTCTGTATGTCTGCAGTAACAGCGATCGTGTGCATACGGAATCGCAGCAAAATCAGAACCAGGTCAGAGTTCAATTTGGGTCCTTTTCCGAGGTAGTCATTTAAAGACGTAGCCCCATGGACGATGCGAGGAGGCGTCGAAGACTACCCGTACTATGGTGGAGGTGGGTTCATTGCGGATTACGGCTCGGTGAGGCATGTAGTACGTGTATCGAGATTCCGGTGAGCCGCCAACCACTCTCTCTGCGTGCCCGTTCTCTATATAACCCCATATGGCCTCATCGTACTCAATCACCTGGTCATTACGTTGCAGCCGTCTTACCAGACCTCGCAATCAGAATTTTGCCAACTCTAAGTTGTCTGCCATTTGAATGGTGCCAGCTTTCCAAGGAAGTGTTACCTCGTATTGGCCATCCTTCATAGTTAACTGTCGTTGAAATTCTTCCAGGATAGATGCGTTGTGTTCTACGTTTGAAGGATCTGCATCTGTTATGCCGATGCTGTCCAATTCCCAGAATCGTTTAAGGACGTTACAAAAGACTTTCAAAACGCATGTTAGTTCGCCACAAAAAAGTCatcatgttttcttttctgttcctCTTTCTCGCGGTTCCTTCAAAAACtacgaaaagaaatatttctgcaacaatgccagcagcgtagaaatccttaccggcacgtagcagccatgatcggaccgcattcttgacctcgtcgtcacaGCTGAAGTGGCCGACCCcgaggaacgccttcagtggccagcagagatggaaatcgctgggggcgaggtctggactataagggggatgtggaagcaactcccagccaagttcctgtaaggcgcgtgtcgtgagatgcgcggtatgggGCCGTTCATCGTGCTGTAGGAGGAGGCCTCTTTtgttgatgaggcccggccgctttggCTTCAGCGCCGTAtccacatccctgagaacctggcagcaATATGCACTATTAACAGTGCTACCATTGCAcggaaaatcaacatgaacaacgccagccttgtccctgAAAACCGTGTTCATGACCTTACACGCGGACGGGGTGCTGAACTTcgtgggagctggcgagcccggatgcttccactgttctgatgcgcgtttagactcaagagtgaaatggtgcacccacgtttcatcgcacgtgacgTGATCCGATCAAcatatatacagtcgacccccgtttatccggacttcatttatccggaacCCGCGGTATGCGGACAAAAGGCACAGGAACGGATTTCCCTCCATGTTTATCCGGACcgtcagcttccggactcggacaagaattccagggaacgaaagtcgaaaattctgtaatccagcttcagttatccggactacggtGAGTATAACAGGAGACGCTGatcccgcttcgtcacccttttcgccgtGTTGGGGTTATttccgtcacacgtcagggacctacatttcTCCGTACGGGAGACAActgtgcacgatgacccccttttctatttgtgtgcgttgagTCACGTTGACCAGACCAGTCATTTGGAAATACGTCgggcaactgtccggttctagaggggaaaactccaacccgagggcctgccgcttacggcccgttggcggatgaagacattcccatagctgagctgcgatccctgatgcagaggctcactgcgactgccgtacatGATGCTGCgatttctgactacgttgacgttgataagggtgatgacgcgtgtgcagctatgaccgatgacggtgtgattgttgctgttgcctccgatgatgtgcagcaagacggtgccgatgacaccagtgagaaacaaggctccgacattgacactttgcgtccgcactgacattcttcgagcagcgcaataccgtggctcaactctatgcaattagcaaaactttgcaggaatcgagtgcctacactactatgtaacagctgtcattgacgagatttctgtgttttaattaaaccttgctttgtaggacgtttctattcggtcgtttcatttacccggatgccccggtatccgtaCGATTTCACcaggaacggcaccgtccggataaacgggggtcgactgtatatatatatatatatatataaatatatataaatataatataatactataatataatatatatatatatatatataatatataaataaatatatatatatagggtatGGCCAgttaaatgtgaccatatttttaaaaaatatatccatcactttttccgagatgaaatcaattgcaatatagcacatGCTGAatggcactccctaggagggcattagcagactcctatggcaatgtcttaattaactttcaacaATTAACGTTAATTAACTTGTTCCAATGATAACATGTGATCTCTTTGGTCACCacataccaaagccgttttcggaacaaaaattcgttcgatagatcatCTGAAAGCAATTTgcgaaggaacaccattttttttctttcaccagggtgctgggacaccctgtatacacattCTCGAGTGTCTTGAAGATTTTGATTCTTCGAttgtaggcgttattatttcttcatgtttttcactGTGGACAGCGATCCCGGGTGTTCGTTTAGTGCCGGATTGAACTGATGTATTAAAAatgattccttcatttcacgatccctATCACTCTTGCATccggaataaataaataaataaataaataaataaatatatatatatatatatatatatatatatatatatatatatatatatatatgtgtgtatgtgtgtatgtaagACAAACGTCGCGATTCCAGTACTGGACAgttgtttcggccttcttgggccttatcagtagtacgcaggcaggcaacgtttgagcggatggcgtcagaaggtcacgtaacacgtgattcttCCGCGACGCAAGTCGCGGGGGAGACGTCAAGATGGAGGTGCCCCCGCACGAGGTCCAAGTAAGTTTATGATATTTATTTCTTTACAGGCCATTGTTGTTGTCAAAAAGTGATTGGAGAAGAAGGCAGATACGTTAATTTGATGGATTAGACACAATTTTAGGAGCACGAGCGCAATATTAGTGATCAACACAGGATTTTGTATCGTTATCAAATCTGCGACACGGGTACACTCTGCTGACAATTAGGAAATTAGTGCGCATTGCGAAACAATGATTTGGTTTGTCTATTTGTCTAACGTTCGCCTGTGTTTTACCTTTCTGATTTCTGGTACAAGGGAAGACTCTAAATGAAGAAGAGATCCTTGCTGCGCTGCTCAATGGGGATTCAGAAATTGAAGGTGCCGATGAGGACAGTGAATATGAAGCGTCTTCTTGTtcagaagaagcagaagacgaGGAAGAAGAGTACACCGACACAAACGGAAGCGAAAAGGAAGCGGTCATGTCACGATCCGTGGCCAATTTccccgtgctatgcgccactgcggagaaagacgaagaagaagaagaaggaagcgGGCCGTTTGTTCTGGAAACACAGCACGAGGTAATATTCCCGGCTTGACTTCATAGATTGAGCATCGCTATTTACAGGATCGTATTGCGCTTGTGGGATATCATGACCGTGCCCTGTTCTGCCGTTTCCTCAGCTTCACGCCTGCGAATCCTGGGATAACACGAAGAAGCTGTGGGACCACAGCCACTGAACTATGGAAGATGTTCGGTGTGAGCATGGCCATATCATGTCTTGGGGGTGAGGCACGCCGAAATTTTTTTGAGTGACTGAATAACCTCATAGAATTTTTCATATTCGTCCCAGTACCCAAGGACAAGGATGGCATAGGCACGGAAGACTAGAGTTACGATGGTTGTGTCCGCAATGACAAGAGACCGATACCACTCCCTACGAAATGCCGTGAAACTCGTGGACGACGACAACGTACTTACTGACGAAAAACGAGAAGATGCGTTTTGGAAGGTTCGGCCGTTGTTGAACGCTGTCCAGCAGGAATGCATTCGTACGTTTCAATAGACGAGCAAATGGTGCCGTTCCATTGGAAGGTGAAAATGCGCCAGTATGTCAGGGGGAAGCCGAACCCCGTGGGGCTCAAAAACTTTGTTTTGGCCACACCCGATGGCATTCCCCTAGATTTCACGATGTACGCGGGAAAGGGTTGTACTATCAAAGGCGCCGTCGTTTGTGAAGACTTGGATATTGGAGGAAAAGTTGTACTAAAGCTCTGTGAATCCCTGCAAGCAGGAACCTGCATTTTCACGGACCGCTATTTTACATCAGTAGCGCTTTTAGATGAATTGCTGCAACACGGCATCAGTGGCTGCGGAACACTGATGCGCTCAAGAGTCCCGGCGGCCAACAAGCTGAGATCCGAAAGCCAGCTCAAGCAAGGGGGCAGAGGTGCAAGTGAACAAGTAGCTCGCGGCGATGGTGCAGTGTCACTCGTCCAATGGTACGACAGTCGACAGGTTCTAGTTGCATCTACCATGTTCGGAAAGGAGCCGGTTACAACATGCCGCAGATggtgtaaaaaaacaaaacagtacATTACTGTTGAAAGACCTGACGCACTCACGAAATATAATGCATTCATGGGAGGCGTCGACCAACTAGACAGATGCATCAGTATGTACCGAAGTAGGTCCAGAACCAACACGTGGACAGTCCGCATGGTATTCCACATGTTTGACTTGGCGTGTGCAGCAGCGTGGGTGAGGTACCGTCGTTCCATGCAGTCGAAAGGGAAAAATCCTAAAGAGATTTTGGACTATTTGGACTTCCGCATGCGTGTTGCTGAAGGGTTGATCTACGTT
The Ornithodoros turicata isolate Travis unplaced genomic scaffold, ASM3712646v1 ctg00001005.1, whole genome shotgun sequence genome window above contains:
- the LOC135376049 gene encoding piggyBac transposable element-derived protein 3-like, which codes for MVPFHWKVKMRQYVRGKPNPVGLKNFVLATPDGIPLDFTMYAGKGCTIKGAVVCEDLDIGGKVVLKLCESLQAGTCIFTDRYFTSVALLDELLQHGISGCGTLMRSRVPAANKLRSESQLKQGGRGASEQVARGDGAVSLVQWYDSRQVLVASTMFGKEPVTTCRRWCKKTKQYITVERPDALTKYNAFMGGVDQLDRCISMYRSRSRTNTWTVRMVFHMFDLACAAAWVRYRRSMQSKGKNPKEILDYLDFRMRVAEGLIYVQDIVETSDSSTDENTPGSRKPFLPLHPPKMRSCGALHMPEMGTTQKARSRCRLPGCKALTAVRCKECKIFLCFNGSRNCYKGFHTQK